In Kordiimonas pumila, a single genomic region encodes these proteins:
- a CDS encoding coiled-coil domain-containing protein, producing MSKAEMDFPVTEDQKTEIEDTEAVTARTTARNIRRLVPVITAGALSLAWTGLAAFYFLHTDITALSELKLTEITSLIAGYATPVAIFWLIALAFQRTDPMLERRLAMAQNLHRAIAPVEVAEQRLATLNRTLRKELQNIDAVADLAADRIANLENSFQKQISNLFSATADTEARTASIRDILERERTAISTITHEVEERFNSLEQMVQTIADRMESAGTTAASTADTAKEKLDVSLSNFSHATENFETRLEKASQTVEGRAEKVHAIAEDVELRLHTVTESTLAGMERFRHDVEGLEGRSAELADHMKTQANVLKDLAELAAIESAKIEESLKTHVGEVHAAATEALSRTNDVSATVSERSQAMSEQVLATVDRAKALLDEAGYSLAEHCDQVLSTSERVNKTTLETTEATGAAVIAHAEKADQILMDSLERAQTALNSAMQSIEEHGASTVREAEEAANRTLQHIRQLRSGVEDQLAELAQASKNTEETMASSAGAIAEKTENLKQQSSETVTELTAVRAQMTIQSDVIAEVLNETRMKLARLEEDLTNQREILNAASHDAASKVIEAAERFANNSQMLQSTATSVEENLDAKGGELVKLIDQINRSSTASKNQLETSITGLGNKASELREELKDSSEALGSAAEAFAGERHRIRGETDSVVNDLNRASDAMGAEVARFTESSMDAANRLDSASQALMDQTQRAQSDMEKSVESIRNELSASMDEISNKANERITFLQEEMQATLARVLHNYQDTADQAEKESALLASRLGNEADKIARQAEHFIEKTADIEKRIASATKNDFARTSQLLMESLQSTSIDINKALSNDLPDTTWEAYLSGDKSVFMRRTLKIGTRQTRKAIADKFKLEPEFREAVARYCRDFEGLMERAMMGDKGSAMSVTLISSDMGKLYILLGQSLKKFS from the coding sequence ATGTCGAAAGCCGAAATGGATTTTCCTGTGACGGAGGATCAAAAAACAGAAATAGAAGATACCGAAGCCGTGACTGCGCGTACAACTGCGCGCAACATCAGGCGTTTGGTGCCGGTCATAACGGCTGGCGCACTTAGTCTAGCATGGACAGGGCTGGCTGCCTTTTATTTTCTCCACACCGACATCACCGCCCTATCAGAGCTCAAGCTTACTGAGATTACATCACTTATTGCAGGCTATGCGACCCCGGTTGCGATCTTTTGGCTCATAGCGCTTGCTTTCCAGCGTACGGATCCCATGCTTGAACGGCGCCTTGCCATGGCACAAAACCTTCACCGTGCCATTGCGCCCGTTGAAGTGGCCGAACAGCGTCTGGCAACCCTTAACCGAACACTGCGCAAAGAACTCCAAAATATTGACGCTGTTGCAGACCTAGCTGCAGACAGAATTGCCAACTTGGAGAATAGCTTTCAGAAACAAATTAGTAATCTGTTTTCGGCAACGGCAGACACCGAAGCGCGCACAGCCAGCATTCGCGACATTCTGGAGCGCGAGCGCACTGCCATAAGCACTATTACACACGAAGTTGAGGAACGCTTTAACAGCCTTGAGCAGATGGTGCAAACAATAGCGGACCGTATGGAAAGCGCAGGCACAACAGCCGCCTCTACAGCCGATACTGCAAAAGAGAAACTGGATGTAAGCCTTAGCAATTTCAGTCATGCGACAGAAAACTTTGAAACCAGACTGGAAAAAGCCAGCCAAACGGTTGAAGGCAGAGCGGAAAAAGTACACGCCATTGCAGAAGATGTGGAACTGCGCCTGCATACTGTAACCGAAAGCACGCTCGCGGGCATGGAACGCTTCCGCCACGATGTTGAGGGCTTAGAGGGCCGGTCAGCCGAACTTGCAGACCATATGAAAACGCAGGCAAATGTGCTGAAAGACCTGGCCGAACTTGCAGCTATTGAATCAGCCAAAATTGAAGAAAGCCTGAAAACCCATGTTGGTGAAGTGCACGCTGCAGCAACAGAAGCGCTGTCCCGTACCAATGATGTTAGCGCAACTGTTTCAGAGCGTTCACAGGCCATGTCAGAGCAAGTGCTGGCAACAGTTGACCGTGCCAAAGCACTGCTTGATGAAGCAGGCTACAGCCTTGCAGAACACTGCGACCAAGTACTTTCCACCAGCGAGCGCGTGAACAAAACAACGCTGGAAACAACAGAAGCGACTGGCGCTGCGGTAATTGCACACGCAGAAAAAGCAGATCAAATTTTGATGGATAGTTTAGAGCGTGCGCAAACAGCCCTCAATAGCGCCATGCAATCTATTGAAGAGCACGGCGCTTCCACAGTGCGTGAGGCAGAGGAAGCTGCCAACAGGACACTGCAACATATTCGACAACTTCGCTCTGGCGTTGAAGACCAGTTAGCAGAACTTGCACAAGCAAGCAAAAACACAGAAGAAACAATGGCTTCTTCCGCTGGTGCCATTGCAGAAAAAACAGAAAACCTGAAGCAGCAATCATCAGAAACCGTGACAGAATTAACCGCTGTTCGCGCCCAAATGACTATACAAAGCGATGTGATAGCCGAAGTATTGAACGAAACCCGCATGAAGCTGGCGCGACTTGAAGAGGACCTGACAAACCAGCGCGAGATTTTAAATGCAGCCTCTCATGATGCAGCCAGCAAAGTCATTGAAGCAGCAGAGCGTTTTGCAAACAATAGCCAAATGCTGCAAAGCACGGCAACCTCCGTTGAAGAAAATCTTGATGCCAAAGGCGGTGAACTTGTTAAGCTGATAGACCAGATCAACAGATCATCAACAGCCTCTAAAAACCAGCTTGAAACATCTATTACTGGCCTTGGAAACAAAGCATCCGAACTTCGGGAGGAACTGAAAGATTCAAGTGAAGCCCTAGGCAGTGCAGCAGAGGCCTTTGCGGGCGAGCGACACCGTATTCGCGGCGAAACCGATAGTGTTGTGAACGACCTAAACCGGGCATCTGACGCTATGGGCGCAGAAGTGGCAAGATTTACCGAAAGCTCTATGGATGCAGCTAACAGGCTGGATTCCGCAAGTCAGGCCCTCATGGACCAAACCCAGCGCGCACAAAGCGATATGGAAAAATCTGTCGAAAGCATCAGGAATGAGCTTTCTGCCAGCATGGATGAAATCAGCAACAAAGCAAATGAGCGCATCACCTTCCTGCAGGAAGAAATGCAAGCCACCCTTGCCCGCGTGTTACATAATTATCAGGACACCGCTGATCAGGCAGAAAAAGAAAGCGCCCTGCTTGCCTCGAGGCTGGGTAATGAGGCTGATAAAATTGCGCGGCAGGCCGAACACTTCATCGAGAAAACGGCAGATATTGAAAAACGGATCGCATCCGCCACCAAAAATGATTTTGCCCGCACATCACAGCTTTTAATGGAAAGCCTGCAATCTACATCTATCGACATTAACAAAGCACTATCAAACGACCTGCCCGACACAACATGGGAAGCCTACTTGTCAGGCGATAAATCCGTCTTTATGCGGCGTACTCTTAAAATTGGGACGCGCCAAACCCGCAAGGCCATTGCCGACAAATTCAAGCTTGAACCAGAGTTCAGGGAAGCTGTGGCGCGCTACTGCCGCGACTTTGAAGGCCTGATGGAGCGTGCAATGATGGGCGACAAAGGCAGTGCCATGTCGGTCACACTTATTTCATCTGATATGGGCAAGCTTTATATTCTGCTTGGGCAATCCCTTAAAAAGTTTAGCTAA
- a CDS encoding Hpt domain-containing protein, with the protein MPNSRWDETIILDISHLASFTGGDEELVNAVLDTFCNNAPKYLVALIEAPASDWKASAHKLKGAARSIGAWRLAAEAERAEHMVVPADDNPKRAVVLKELAKRLEALLRHIRQK; encoded by the coding sequence ATGCCAAACTCAAGGTGGGATGAAACAATAATTCTGGATATCAGCCATCTTGCTTCCTTTACCGGCGGTGATGAAGAGCTTGTAAATGCGGTGCTTGATACTTTTTGTAACAATGCCCCTAAATATTTAGTGGCTTTAATTGAGGCGCCCGCATCTGACTGGAAGGCTTCTGCCCACAAACTTAAAGGCGCAGCGCGCAGTATTGGTGCATGGCGCTTGGCAGCAGAGGCCGAGCGGGCCGAGCATATGGTGGTGCCTGCTGATGATAACCCAAAAAGAGCTGTGGTTTTAAAAGAATTGGCCAAACGGCTTGAGGCATTACTGCGCCATATTCGGCAAAAATAG
- a CDS encoding response regulator — protein sequence MSDYDFDRVSVLLAEDSPFIRSLLVNSLKVLGVGNVYAVEHGGDAIHFLQRVKNEPMKIGVQQIDIVISNWDMHPIDGMMFLRWVRRHKDSPDRFVPFVMITSYTEPDRIMQAREMGVSEILAKPFTIKNIGEKLISIIERPRQFVHTKDFFGPDRRRQKLEIAGPERRLLTDKSEGVEIIRG from the coding sequence ATGAGTGATTATGATTTTGACAGGGTTAGTGTTTTACTTGCAGAAGATAGCCCGTTTATTCGCTCCCTCCTTGTAAATTCACTCAAGGTGTTAGGCGTTGGTAATGTTTATGCTGTTGAACACGGCGGTGATGCCATTCATTTTTTGCAGCGTGTTAAAAATGAACCCATGAAAATTGGCGTTCAGCAGATCGATATTGTTATCTCTAACTGGGATATGCACCCGATTGACGGCATGATGTTCCTGCGCTGGGTTCGCAGGCATAAGGATAGCCCTGACAGGTTTGTGCCTTTTGTCATGATCACAAGCTATACAGAGCCAGACCGTATTATGCAGGCCCGCGAAATGGGGGTCAGCGAAATTTTGGCAAAGCCATTCACGATTAAAAATATTGGTGAAAAGCTGATCTCTATTATAGAGCGCCCCAGACAATTTGTTCACACAAAAGACTTTTTTGGGCCAGACCGACGCCGCCAGAAGCTAGAGATAGCAGGGCCAGAGCGCAGGCTGCTAACTGATAAGAGTGAAGGCGTGGAGATTATCCGTGGCTAG
- a CDS encoding alkaline phosphatase → MKHTHTLKAVLFSGLASICSFAVIAETNTDMKDWIGTEESWLEAGKATVDQKVAQKINTKRAKNVILFIGDGMGISTLTAGRILEGQLAGNPGEENYLSFEKFPYSALVKTYNVDSQVADSAGTATAFNTGAKTRLGVINTVPTLDRSHCDDIEHNKLTPIAAYAERAGLSTGVVSTARLTHATPAAVYANSPDRDWEADTDVPAEAKTAGCTDIASQIIETMGGNGLEVALGGGRANFLPKGTMDGKRADGKNIVKDWQSAFAGSAFVTNKAELENIDYTKTQHLLGLFSPSHMDYDDRRSADQPELAEMAESAIKMLSKNENGYFLMVEAGRIDHGHHEGNAHKALYDTVALSKAVRRTLELVDTEETLILVTADHSHTFTIAGYARRGNPIFGLVSPAALPEGELQKALDGKPYTTLGYANGPGAVKGERSELTDAETQNKDFKQQSLMPLHSETHGGEDVGLFAIGPWSHLATGTIEQNVIFHIMDHALDLRNRAK, encoded by the coding sequence ATGAAACATACACATACCTTGAAGGCCGTTTTGTTCTCAGGACTGGCAAGCATATGCTCATTCGCAGTTATAGCCGAAACCAATACCGATATGAAAGACTGGATTGGCACAGAAGAAAGCTGGCTGGAAGCTGGCAAAGCAACTGTGGACCAAAAAGTTGCCCAGAAAATCAACACGAAACGCGCTAAAAATGTCATCCTCTTTATTGGTGATGGCATGGGGATTTCCACACTCACCGCAGGCCGTATTCTGGAAGGCCAGCTAGCAGGCAACCCTGGGGAAGAAAACTATCTTAGTTTTGAAAAGTTTCCCTACTCAGCTTTGGTGAAAACATACAATGTAGATTCGCAGGTTGCCGATTCAGCAGGCACAGCAACTGCTTTCAACACCGGGGCCAAAACCCGGCTCGGCGTTATCAATACTGTACCAACACTGGATCGTAGCCACTGCGACGATATAGAGCATAATAAACTCACCCCTATTGCCGCCTATGCCGAACGCGCAGGCCTTAGCACTGGCGTTGTCAGTACAGCGCGCCTCACGCACGCTACCCCAGCAGCTGTTTATGCCAACAGCCCAGACCGCGACTGGGAAGCAGACACAGATGTACCGGCAGAGGCCAAAACAGCGGGCTGCACAGATATTGCCAGCCAAATCATTGAAACCATGGGTGGCAACGGACTTGAAGTTGCCCTTGGTGGTGGCCGGGCAAATTTCCTGCCTAAAGGCACAATGGACGGCAAGCGGGCAGACGGCAAAAACATTGTCAAAGACTGGCAGTCAGCATTCGCTGGCTCAGCGTTTGTGACCAACAAAGCCGAACTTGAAAATATTGATTATACAAAAACACAGCATCTGCTTGGCCTTTTTAGCCCTTCCCATATGGACTATGATGACCGGCGTAGCGCTGACCAGCCAGAACTGGCTGAAATGGCAGAATCAGCCATTAAAATGCTATCCAAAAACGAGAATGGCTATTTCTTGATGGTTGAAGCTGGGCGCATTGACCACGGTCATCATGAAGGCAATGCCCATAAGGCACTTTATGATACTGTTGCCCTATCTAAAGCAGTGCGCCGCACCCTTGAATTGGTGGACACAGAAGAAACCCTTATTCTGGTAACCGCTGACCATAGCCACACCTTCACGATTGCAGGGTATGCACGGCGCGGCAACCCTATATTCGGCCTTGTTTCACCAGCTGCACTTCCAGAAGGCGAGTTGCAAAAGGCACTGGACGGCAAGCCTTATACCACGCTTGGATATGCAAACGGCCCTGGTGCGGTAAAGGGTGAACGCTCTGAACTTACGGACGCTGAAACACAGAATAAAGATTTCAAACAACAAAGTCTTATGCCCTTACATTCAGAAACACATGGCGGCGAAGACGTGGGCCTGTTTGCCATTGGCCCGTGGAGCCACCTAGCAACGGGTACAATTGAACAGAATGTCATTTTCCACATTATGGATCATGCACTTGATCTGCGTAATCGTGCCAAATAA
- a CDS encoding vWA domain-containing protein, translating to MFVNFFYELKNNGLPVSIKEYMTLMEALKQGCASYSIDDFYYLSRATFVKDETKLDKFDRVFGKVFDGIEFIGEDEGVDIPEDWLKKMAELYLSPEEMEKVQSIGDWNKLMETLQKRLEEQKERHQGGNKWIGTAGRSPFGAYGYNPEGVRIGQKEGRHGKAVKVWDKREFKNLDDTLELGTRNIKVALRKLRQFARQGEATELDLDDTIRSTAHKGFLDIKMVPERHNAVKVLLFLDVGGSMDSHIRVCEELFSAARSEFKHLEFFYFHNCMYERVWKDNSRRMSETIPTMDVLHTYPHDYKVIFVGDASMSPYEISYAGGSVEHWNEESGETWLKRVTNIYQKSVWLNPIPEQHWDYGHSIQMIKGLMDNRMFPLSLRGIDEAVSKLR from the coding sequence ATGTTTGTTAATTTCTTTTACGAGCTCAAGAACAATGGCTTACCTGTTAGCATCAAGGAATATATGACGCTAATGGAAGCCCTAAAACAGGGCTGCGCAAGCTATAGCATAGATGATTTCTACTATTTATCTCGCGCGACATTTGTAAAAGATGAAACAAAGCTTGATAAGTTTGACCGTGTATTTGGTAAAGTTTTTGATGGCATAGAGTTCATAGGAGAAGACGAAGGCGTTGATATACCTGAAGATTGGCTTAAAAAAATGGCCGAACTTTATCTAAGCCCTGAAGAAATGGAAAAAGTGCAATCCATCGGTGACTGGAATAAACTGATGGAGACACTTCAAAAGCGCTTGGAAGAACAAAAAGAGCGCCACCAAGGTGGCAATAAATGGATTGGCACCGCAGGCAGAAGCCCTTTTGGCGCATACGGTTACAACCCTGAAGGCGTTCGCATTGGCCAAAAGGAAGGCCGCCACGGTAAAGCTGTAAAAGTGTGGGACAAACGCGAGTTCAAGAACCTTGACGACACTTTGGAACTTGGTACCCGCAACATCAAGGTTGCCCTCAGGAAACTGCGCCAATTTGCGCGGCAAGGTGAAGCAACAGAGCTTGACCTAGACGATACAATACGGTCAACCGCACATAAGGGCTTTTTGGATATCAAGATGGTACCAGAACGCCATAATGCGGTTAAAGTTCTGTTATTTTTAGATGTTGGCGGGTCGATGGATTCACATATTCGTGTCTGCGAGGAATTGTTTTCTGCCGCCAGATCTGAATTCAAGCATCTAGAATTTTTCTATTTCCATAATTGCATGTATGAACGCGTCTGGAAAGATAACAGCCGCCGTATGAGCGAAACCATACCAACCATGGACGTTTTGCACACCTACCCTCATGACTATAAAGTTATTTTTGTGGGTGACGCCTCTATGAGCCCTTATGAAATTTCATACGCTGGTGGCTCTGTGGAGCACTGGAATGAGGAATCTGGCGAAACCTGGCTCAAGCGCGTAACAAATATTTACCAAAAATCTGTATGGTTGAACCCGATTCCAGAGCAACACTGGGACTACGGCCACTCAATTCAAATGATAAAAGGCTTGATGGACAACAGAATGTTTCCCCTGTCGTTAAGGGGAATAGACGAAGCGGTTTCAAAGCTCCGGTAA
- a CDS encoding AAA family ATPase, whose product MKFTGTEHYVATDDLKVAVNAAATLKRPLLIKGEPGTGKTVLAQEVAQAFGTDLIEWHIKSTTKAHQGLYEYDAVSRLRDSQLGDEKVKDIKNYIRKGKLWEAFESETTPVLLIDEIDKADIEFPNDLLLELDRMEFYVYETGETIKAKNRPIIIITSNNEKELPDAFLRRCFFHFIKFPDAGTMKEIIAVHYPDIQKELVKDALSIFFDIRDVPGLKKKPSTSELLDWLKLLMAEELPLEVLKSKDPSKLIPPLHGALLKNEQDVHLFERLAFMNRRQQG is encoded by the coding sequence ATGAAATTCACAGGTACAGAACACTATGTAGCAACGGATGACTTGAAGGTGGCCGTTAATGCTGCGGCTACATTAAAGCGGCCTCTCCTTATTAAAGGGGAACCGGGAACCGGAAAAACTGTACTGGCCCAAGAAGTTGCACAAGCATTTGGCACAGACCTGATTGAATGGCATATCAAATCTACAACCAAAGCACACCAAGGGCTTTATGAATATGACGCGGTTTCCCGGCTACGTGACAGCCAATTGGGTGACGAAAAAGTAAAAGACATTAAAAACTACATTAGAAAAGGCAAGCTTTGGGAAGCTTTTGAAAGTGAAACAACCCCGGTTCTGTTAATCGACGAAATTGACAAAGCTGATATAGAGTTCCCCAATGACTTACTGCTGGAACTGGACCGGATGGAGTTTTATGTTTATGAAACGGGCGAGACCATAAAGGCAAAAAATCGCCCTATTATTATCATCACATCAAACAATGAAAAAGAACTGCCGGATGCTTTTCTGCGGCGTTGCTTTTTCCACTTCATCAAGTTTCCTGACGCTGGAACCATGAAAGAGATTATTGCAGTTCATTACCCTGACATCCAAAAGGAACTGGTCAAAGATGCCCTGTCTATATTCTTTGATATAAGGGACGTACCGGGGCTAAAGAAAAAACCGTCTACAAGTGAATTACTTGATTGGCTGAAGCTTCTGATGGCTGAAGAACTGCCTCTTGAAGTTCTTAAATCAAAAGACCCATCCAAGCTAATCCCGCCGCTTCATGGTGCCCTGCTCAAAAACGAGCAAGATGTGCATCTATTTGAACGTCTTGCCTTTATGAACAGACGGCAACAGGGCTAG
- a CDS encoding flagellar protein FlaG encodes MTDINNIKNSGEVASLRATNASQPSVASSARFSSASSITSTAQVTAVSNTKTFLESGQDPLEKAARAIEQLVPENGENTRLRINKDDDTGRFVYQNVDNDSGEVVSQFPPETILEIIAHYRSLEGLVVDDKA; translated from the coding sequence ATGACGGACATAAATAACATTAAGAACAGTGGAGAGGTCGCAAGTCTTCGTGCCACCAATGCAAGCCAGCCATCCGTGGCTAGTAGCGCTCGCTTTTCTAGTGCTTCTTCAATTACTTCAACTGCTCAAGTCACAGCGGTTTCCAATACCAAGACTTTTCTAGAGTCAGGTCAGGATCCGCTAGAAAAAGCAGCCAGAGCGATTGAACAACTAGTACCTGAAAACGGCGAAAATACACGGCTTCGCATTAATAAAGATGATGATACAGGTCGTTTTGTATACCAAAATGTCGATAATGATTCCGGTGAAGTGGTGAGCCAGTTCCCCCCTGAAACCATCTTGGAAATCATTGCACACTACAGAAGCCTTGAAGGCCTAGTTGTAGACGACAAAGCTTAA
- a CDS encoding flagellin, translating into MAFSVNTNAGAFAALQNLNKTNSSLEKTQSSINTGLKIASAKDNAATFAIAQKLRADVSGLNAVKSSLDRAQSTIDVAIAAGEAVSDLLIELKEKAVAAKDSGLDTASRTSLNDDFKQLRDQITSIVDNAAFNGTNVVENSGDAVVAITSDDGSNSITIAAQDLSLAGTTVTLTAGSSISTQDLASTAVANIESSIANVNTALSALGSGAKRLDLQRSFVDKLSDSIEIGVGNLVDADLAKESANLQALQVKQQLGLQALSIANQAPSTVLGLFR; encoded by the coding sequence ATGGCTTTCTCGGTAAACACCAATGCGGGTGCTTTTGCAGCCCTGCAAAACCTTAATAAAACCAACTCTTCGTTAGAGAAAACTCAAAGCTCTATCAACACTGGCCTTAAAATCGCATCTGCCAAAGACAATGCTGCAACTTTTGCCATTGCGCAAAAACTGCGTGCTGACGTATCTGGTTTGAATGCGGTTAAATCATCTCTTGACCGTGCACAATCTACTATCGACGTAGCAATTGCTGCCGGTGAAGCTGTGTCTGACCTGCTCATCGAACTGAAAGAAAAAGCGGTTGCTGCTAAAGACAGTGGTCTTGACACTGCCAGCCGTACATCTCTCAACGATGACTTCAAACAGCTCCGCGATCAGATTACATCGATCGTCGATAACGCTGCTTTCAACGGCACAAACGTTGTTGAAAACAGTGGTGATGCAGTTGTTGCTATTACAAGTGATGACGGCAGTAACTCTATCACAATCGCAGCGCAGGATCTGTCTCTTGCTGGTACTACAGTTACCCTCACTGCGGGTAGCTCTATCAGTACGCAGGATCTTGCATCCACAGCTGTTGCAAACATTGAATCTTCTATCGCCAATGTGAACACGGCTCTGTCTGCTCTTGGTTCAGGCGCAAAACGCCTTGATCTACAGCGCAGCTTTGTGGACAAGCTGTCTGATTCTATCGAAATCGGTGTTGGTAACCTTGTTGATGCTGACCTTGCCAAAGAATCTGCAAACTTGCAGGCCTTGCAGGTGAAACAGCAACTTGGTCTACAGGCCTTGTCGATCGCCAATCAGGCGCCATCGACAGTACTTGGTCTCTTCCGTTAA
- a CDS encoding flagellin, with the protein MTFSVNTNAAALSALQNLNKTATSLGKVQTAINTGMKVASSKDNGAVFAIAQSLRADVSGINAATASMDRALSTIDVAIAAGEAVSDLLIEMKEKAVAAKDQGLDTASRTSLNNDFKQLRDQITSIVSNAEFNGTNVVENGGDDIVAITNDDASNTITVQAQDLSLTGSIVSLTAGSSISTQDLASTAVANIESSIQNVNSSLSALGAGARRLDLQRTFVSQLRDTIEVGIGNLVDADMAKASANLQALQVKQQLGLQALGIANQAPQSVLSLFQ; encoded by the coding sequence ATGACATTTTCCGTAAACACAAACGCAGCCGCTTTATCAGCACTACAAAACCTTAATAAAACGGCTACCAGTCTCGGAAAAGTACAGACTGCTATTAACACAGGAATGAAAGTGGCTTCATCTAAAGATAACGGCGCCGTTTTTGCTATAGCACAGTCCCTACGGGCTGATGTGTCTGGCATTAATGCGGCAACAGCATCAATGGACCGTGCATTATCAACAATTGATGTTGCTATTGCTGCGGGCGAAGCAGTTTCAGACTTGCTCATCGAAATGAAAGAGAAAGCAGTTGCCGCAAAAGACCAAGGGCTTGATACGGCTAGTCGAACTTCCTTGAATAATGATTTCAAGCAGCTTCGCGACCAAATCACATCCATTGTCTCAAATGCCGAATTTAATGGTACAAACGTAGTTGAAAACGGCGGCGATGATATTGTTGCTATTACGAATGACGATGCCAGCAACACCATTACCGTTCAGGCGCAAGACCTGTCGCTGACCGGCAGTATAGTTTCACTGACGGCGGGTAGTTCTATCAGCACACAGGATCTCGCATCTACAGCTGTTGCAAATATCGAAAGCTCTATCCAGAATGTAAACTCCTCGCTATCTGCACTTGGCGCTGGGGCTCGCAGACTGGATCTGCAAAGAACATTTGTTTCACAACTTCGCGACACTATTGAAGTAGGCATTGGCAACCTTGTTGATGCTGATATGGCAAAAGCCTCAGCTAACCTGCAAGCGCTGCAAGTAAAACAGCAGCTCGGTTTGCAGGCCTTGGGCATTGCCAATCAGGCACCACAGTCGGTGCTCAGTCTGTTCCAATAG
- a CDS encoding flagellin, with translation MAFSVNTNAGAFAALQNLNKTNASLTTTQTQINTGLKVASAKDNAATFAIAQKLRADVSGLNAVKSSLDRAQSTIDVAIAAGEAVSDLLIELKEKAVAAKDSGLDTASRTSLNDDFKQLRDQITSIVDNAAFNGTNAVENGGDAIIAITSDDGSNSITIAAQDLSLAGSTVTLTAGSSISTQDLASTAVANIESSISNVNTALSALGSGAKRLDLQRSFVDKLSDSIEIGVGNLVDADLAKTSANLQSLQVKQQLGLQALSIANQAPGTVLSLFR, from the coding sequence ATGGCGTTTTCAGTAAACACCAATGCAGGTGCGTTTGCAGCCCTGCAAAACCTCAATAAAACAAATGCATCTCTCACCACAACTCAAACCCAGATCAACACTGGCTTAAAAGTAGCGTCTGCCAAAGACAATGCTGCAACTTTTGCCATTGCGCAAAAACTGCGTGCTGACGTATCTGGTTTGAATGCGGTTAAATCATCTCTTGACCGTGCACAATCTACTATCGACGTAGCAATTGCTGCCGGTGAAGCTGTGTCTGACCTGCTCATCGAACTGAAAGAAAAAGCGGTTGCTGCTAAAGACAGTGGTCTTGACACTGCCAGCCGTACATCTCTCAACGATGACTTCAAACAGCTCCGCGATCAGATTACATCGATCGTCGATAACGCTGCTTTCAACGGCACAAACGCAGTTGAAAACGGTGGTGACGCTATCATCGCGATCACAAGTGATGACGGTAGTAACTCTATCACAATCGCAGCGCAGGATCTGTCTCTTGCGGGTTCTACTGTTACCCTCACTGCAGGTAGCTCTATCAGCACGCAGGATCTTGCATCCACAGCTGTTGCAAACATTGAATCTTCTATTTCCAATGTGAACACGGCTCTGTCTGCTCTTGGTTCAGGCGCAAAACGCCTTGATCTACAGCGCAGCTTTGTGGACAAACTGTCTGATTCTATCGAAATCGGTGTTGGTAACCTTGTTGATGCTGACCTTGCCAAAACAAGCGCGAACTTGCAGTCGTTGCAGGTTAAACAGCAACTTGGATTGCAAGCCTTGTCGATCGCCAATCAGGCACCAGGAACAGTTCTCTCTCTATTCCGGTAA
- the flaF gene encoding flagellar biosynthesis regulator FlaF, whose product MSYQAYQKAQNTAETPSQVEYRLFAQVTNALMKAKDSGVRDMKLIDAVDWNRRMWSTLSSDCGAKGNSLPDQLRASIISLAIWVSKHSSLVIRGQESVDDLISINRTIMEGLAAQSQLQKQAAQASNTDQTAPTPINSIL is encoded by the coding sequence ATGTCGTATCAAGCGTATCAGAAAGCTCAGAACACCGCAGAAACTCCAAGTCAAGTGGAGTACAGGCTCTTTGCTCAGGTTACCAATGCCCTGATGAAAGCCAAAGACAGCGGTGTTCGCGATATGAAACTTATTGATGCAGTGGACTGGAATCGGCGGATGTGGTCGACACTGTCTAGTGACTGCGGCGCTAAAGGTAATTCCCTGCCCGACCAACTGCGTGCAAGCATAATATCCTTAGCCATATGGGTCTCGAAACATTCTTCCCTTGTTATACGCGGGCAGGAATCTGTTGATGACCTGATCAGCATCAACCGCACCATTATGGAAGGGCTTGCCGCCCAAAGCCAGCTACAAAAACAAGCTGCTCAAGCGTCAAATACAGACCAGACCGCCCCCACGCCGATCAATTCCATTTTATAA